The following coding sequences are from one Thunnus maccoyii chromosome 17, fThuMac1.1, whole genome shotgun sequence window:
- the il20ra gene encoding interleukin-20 receptor subunit alpha isoform X1 yields the protein MWTVFIFLILEALYCKVSSSPPSPVNVTFSSVNLWNVVHWIPGHGTPDDTHFTVQYAIYGDRVEGSKGRRVNWRAVQHCTEIVRSWCDLSNETSDLEQGYHAKVRAVGRRASSKWVITRRFDPKSDTTFGPPFLSVEIENNSAIISLKGPMKYLPTNQTPGISMATLYPHMTYYLYIHNTRRDQMHHIPVVSSPYKYHLMEYDTKYCFSAKSRFLSMPVECQSSAWHCITMPRDPVIGQLQRVVVGIVVSSACMCMLLVVGYLLYHYLTGKGQKSPYILLKIHLFIPHSFPCDLQDTPSFHSAPLTFPPEKPNLILITVMKDELSSVTDSIISKPACPNKLQLHIADPPPIYTPQRSETPPEPEDLLDDLSVDYGVVGIAETTDGGEGKGGYWRQDGEKDGNNLRGERQKCVARDRNNKKEWRIEDDCPAGGYASQTAFPKKSTHAHVHLQTHTQTERSTLVQAHAWSEVNPVLLTQTQASLQSFQGTSKSEVDREREDRERSGLFVNKNPQTGFFHIPLNLSTKWEGGMEGRTDRKIDEGVGEGSESENVPLLCAYASQNIKPMPTPYTGQSHFLSDDHNVLRLASAQEEEEEEEGAICVNWNPETRKLVLPKMEINKEGGLDGLLQGERGREDRMGGEEEVKTMKGDLRLESVFVRQASEEEAEAQRGMETAWEADDIMTKWNLVISMDQ from the exons AAGGAAGACGGGTGAACTGGAGGGCCGTGCAGCACTGTACAGAAATAGTGCGGAGCTGGTGTGATCTGTCCAATGAGACGTCGGACCTGGAGCAGGGGTACCATGCCAAGGTTCGTGCTGTGGGCAGGAGAGCATCGTCCAAATGGGTTATCACACGGAGATTCGATCCAAAGTCAGACA CTACTTTTGGGCCTCCGTTCCTTTCTGTGGAAATAGAGAACAACAGTGCCATCATAAGTCTGAAGGGACCAATGAAATATCTGCCCACCAACCAAACCCCGGGGATTTCCATGGCAACACTCTACCCCCATATGACCTACTACCTCTACATCCACAATACACGTCGTGACCAGATG CACCATATCCCAGTGGTCTCCAGTCCGTATAAATATCACCTGATGGAGTACGATACCAAGTACTGCTTCTCTGCAAAATCAAGATTCCTCTCCATGCCTGTCGAGTGCCAATCCTCAGCGTGGCACTGCATAACTATGCCTCGAG ATCCTGTGATTGGACAGCTGCAGAGGGTGGTTGTGGGTATCGTTGTATCATCTGCGTGCATGTGTATGCTTTTGGTGGTTGGCTACCTTCTCTATCATTACCTGACGGGAAAAGGACAGAAGAGCCCATATATCTTG CTAAAGATCCATCTTTTCATACCACACTCGTTCCCCTGTGACCTCCAGGACACACCTTCATTCCACTCTGCCCCTCTGACCTTCCCCCCTGAGAAACCTAACCTCATCCTCATCACTGTCATGAAAGATGAGCTATCATCAGTCACCGACAGCATCATCTCAAAGCCTGCATGCCCCAATAAGCTGCAGTTACACATTGCAGATCCCCCGCCAATTTACACCCCCCAGAGGTCTGAAACACCCCCAGAGCCTGAGGACCTCTTGGATGATTTGTCTGTTGACTACGGAGTTGTTGGCATAGCTGAGACCACTGATGGAGGAGAAGGGAAAGGAGGATATTGGAGGCAAGACGGAGAAAAAGATGGGAATAATCTGAGAGGTGAACGCCAGAAATGTGTAGCACGAGACCGCAACAACAAGAAAGAGTGGAGGATTGAGGATGATTGCCCCGCTGGAGGTTATGCTTCTCAGACAGCGTTCCCAAAGAAGTCAACCCACGCACACgtacacctgcagacacacacacagacagagaggagcacACTTGTGCAAGCGCATGCATGGTCCGAGGTAAATCCAGTGTTACTGACCCAAACTCAGGCAtcattacagtcttttcaggGAACAAGCAAGAGTGAGgtggacagagagagggaggatagAGAGCGTTCAGGTTTATTTGTGAACAAAAACCCACAAACTGGCTTCTTCCACATCCCTTTAAATCTGTCAACAAagtgggagggagggatggaaggaAGAACAGACAGGAAGATAGATGAAGGTGTGGGGGAAGGAAGTGAGAGTGAGAACGTACCCCTCCTTTGTGCTTATGCCTCTCAAAACATCAAACCCATGCCCACCCCCTACACTGGCCAATCACATTTCTTATCAGATGACCACAATGTTCTGAGACTGGCATcagcacaggaggaggaggaggaggaggaaggagctATTTGTGTTAACTGGAATCCTGAAACTAGGAAATTAGTGTTGCCAAAGATGGAGATCAACAAGGAGGGAGGTTTAGATGGGTtactgcagggagagagaggaagagaggacaggatgggaggtgaggaggaggtgaagacgATGAAGGGCGACTTGAGGTTGGAGagtgtgtttgtcagacaagcatctgaggaggaggcagaggcaCAGAGAGGGATGGAAACAGCATGGGAGGCGGACGATATTATGACTAAATGGAACTTAGTGATCTCAATGGATCAGTAG
- the il20ra gene encoding interleukin-20 receptor subunit alpha isoform X2 encodes MWTVFIFLILEALYCKVSSSPPSPVNVTFSSVNLWNVVHWIPGHGTPDDTHFTVQYAIYGDRVEGSKGRRVNWRAVQHCTEIVRSWCDLSNETSDLEQGYHAKVRAVGRRASSKWVITRRFDPKSDTTFGPPFLSVEIENNSAIISLKGPMKYLPTNQTPGISMATLYPHMTYYLYIHNTRRDQMHHIPVVSSPYKYHLMEYDTKYCFSAKSRFLSMPVECQSSAWHCITMPRDPVIGQLQRVVVGIVVSSACMCMLLVVGYLLYHYLTGKGQKSPYILDTPSFHSAPLTFPPEKPNLILITVMKDELSSVTDSIISKPACPNKLQLHIADPPPIYTPQRSETPPEPEDLLDDLSVDYGVVGIAETTDGGEGKGGYWRQDGEKDGNNLRGERQKCVARDRNNKKEWRIEDDCPAGGYASQTAFPKKSTHAHVHLQTHTQTERSTLVQAHAWSEVNPVLLTQTQASLQSFQGTSKSEVDREREDRERSGLFVNKNPQTGFFHIPLNLSTKWEGGMEGRTDRKIDEGVGEGSESENVPLLCAYASQNIKPMPTPYTGQSHFLSDDHNVLRLASAQEEEEEEEGAICVNWNPETRKLVLPKMEINKEGGLDGLLQGERGREDRMGGEEEVKTMKGDLRLESVFVRQASEEEAEAQRGMETAWEADDIMTKWNLVISMDQ; translated from the exons AAGGAAGACGGGTGAACTGGAGGGCCGTGCAGCACTGTACAGAAATAGTGCGGAGCTGGTGTGATCTGTCCAATGAGACGTCGGACCTGGAGCAGGGGTACCATGCCAAGGTTCGTGCTGTGGGCAGGAGAGCATCGTCCAAATGGGTTATCACACGGAGATTCGATCCAAAGTCAGACA CTACTTTTGGGCCTCCGTTCCTTTCTGTGGAAATAGAGAACAACAGTGCCATCATAAGTCTGAAGGGACCAATGAAATATCTGCCCACCAACCAAACCCCGGGGATTTCCATGGCAACACTCTACCCCCATATGACCTACTACCTCTACATCCACAATACACGTCGTGACCAGATG CACCATATCCCAGTGGTCTCCAGTCCGTATAAATATCACCTGATGGAGTACGATACCAAGTACTGCTTCTCTGCAAAATCAAGATTCCTCTCCATGCCTGTCGAGTGCCAATCCTCAGCGTGGCACTGCATAACTATGCCTCGAG ATCCTGTGATTGGACAGCTGCAGAGGGTGGTTGTGGGTATCGTTGTATCATCTGCGTGCATGTGTATGCTTTTGGTGGTTGGCTACCTTCTCTATCATTACCTGACGGGAAAAGGACAGAAGAGCCCATATATCTTG GACACACCTTCATTCCACTCTGCCCCTCTGACCTTCCCCCCTGAGAAACCTAACCTCATCCTCATCACTGTCATGAAAGATGAGCTATCATCAGTCACCGACAGCATCATCTCAAAGCCTGCATGCCCCAATAAGCTGCAGTTACACATTGCAGATCCCCCGCCAATTTACACCCCCCAGAGGTCTGAAACACCCCCAGAGCCTGAGGACCTCTTGGATGATTTGTCTGTTGACTACGGAGTTGTTGGCATAGCTGAGACCACTGATGGAGGAGAAGGGAAAGGAGGATATTGGAGGCAAGACGGAGAAAAAGATGGGAATAATCTGAGAGGTGAACGCCAGAAATGTGTAGCACGAGACCGCAACAACAAGAAAGAGTGGAGGATTGAGGATGATTGCCCCGCTGGAGGTTATGCTTCTCAGACAGCGTTCCCAAAGAAGTCAACCCACGCACACgtacacctgcagacacacacacagacagagaggagcacACTTGTGCAAGCGCATGCATGGTCCGAGGTAAATCCAGTGTTACTGACCCAAACTCAGGCAtcattacagtcttttcaggGAACAAGCAAGAGTGAGgtggacagagagagggaggatagAGAGCGTTCAGGTTTATTTGTGAACAAAAACCCACAAACTGGCTTCTTCCACATCCCTTTAAATCTGTCAACAAagtgggagggagggatggaaggaAGAACAGACAGGAAGATAGATGAAGGTGTGGGGGAAGGAAGTGAGAGTGAGAACGTACCCCTCCTTTGTGCTTATGCCTCTCAAAACATCAAACCCATGCCCACCCCCTACACTGGCCAATCACATTTCTTATCAGATGACCACAATGTTCTGAGACTGGCATcagcacaggaggaggaggaggaggaggaaggagctATTTGTGTTAACTGGAATCCTGAAACTAGGAAATTAGTGTTGCCAAAGATGGAGATCAACAAGGAGGGAGGTTTAGATGGGTtactgcagggagagagaggaagagaggacaggatgggaggtgaggaggaggtgaagacgATGAAGGGCGACTTGAGGTTGGAGagtgtgtttgtcagacaagcatctgaggaggaggcagaggcaCAGAGAGGGATGGAAACAGCATGGGAGGCGGACGATATTATGACTAAATGGAACTTAGTGATCTCAATGGATCAGTAG